The sequence aggtgcagagagagagagagagagagagagagagagagagagagagagagagagagagagaaagatgtctGCTTCCTTCTCACTGTCTCTACGCTGTGGGAGAGTCCATCAGAGACCTGAGGGCTAACCACAGAATGGGAAATCCTTCAAGAGGTCATCATTCAACCAGTCCAGAATCTGGAGTTCACGGGCATCACGTTTGGGCAAGGCCACACCAGGCACACATGCTTTAAACACTGCCAGGGTAAGCAAGACAGAGTGTGCCAAAACAGGGGGTCTCTGATTCCAAACTCCTGTGCTCGGATTATGAACTCCAAACTCCCCTCTCGTGTGTGTGAaagtttattaaaaaaaaaatgcaaagaaGACAAAAGAACTTCATTGGTTTTTCCAGTACTTTATAAGACCTTCTATTTTTGACGAATAGTGGAATAGCATTTACAAGGAAGtggaaacagaaaaaaaaagttgaccaCGACAACACAAATGTCTTCATTGTATGCTAAGTTTTTATCTCTACATtccaaaatggaaaaaaaacaaacccgATTTATTTCTGAATGCAGACTACTTCTCGTTCATTCTTACTTTTGACCCTCTTGCAATGTGTTTAAAGAAGTGTAAAGTGGATTTGGACTGCATGTAACTTTATATCCAAGACCTTACACTGTTCACCATGTCTAACACACAGTGGCCATAAGACAttgaagaaaataaaataaaataaagtcaAGGTCGCAAAGAGAGAGAACCTAGGCAAAAAGCAGAAGATGAATGCAGTAGACGAACGGCTGAAACGTAGGAGAAAAGAGCGGAGGACTGGCTCGAAGGTGGGAGCCCACTAGGGCCTTGGTTTTCGTCTCTCAGCCATTGCAAAGCCATTAAGAAAACCTGGCCATGACGTCTGGGTCTTGGGATGGGTCCCAATACACCCACAACTTATTTTGCAGTCGTGGAGTTTCTTACAGTTTTGTCACCATGTTATTGCGCTTCATGAAGTTTGCCTCATTTGCTTTTGGTTGAGGAGATACATCGCCTTAATGCTTTCAGTTGTCTTTTAATTTaaaattaatttaaattaatttaTATACTTGACATATTTTTTATTCTGTTATTACCATAAGGCTTAGTTTCTTCACTCTGGCCAGTCTTTGtatatatcaataaaaaaaataataatagtaatgtcAGGCCAATCATCGGTGGAGAATATGTTAATACTTTTGTATTTTGATTTatgctttgtttttttaagtctttatataaattatttattgtttatttttccaGTCATCATTATTTCTACAAAGGCCATTCTGCTTATTTATGTTGAGTtatctttgtttgtttgaatgttttattattatttgtgaagatgtaaaaaaaaaagcaatagtGCGTGACGGTCAGTCAGTCAAGAGCACAAGCATGTGACGTTTCTAAATTAGTGGTCAGGAATGTGACACCTCTGACAGTGACTCTGAAATGCCCTGTTCACTTGTCTCCGGCGGCTCAAATCTGTCCACTGTCCAACATAGAACTGCCTCAAGATTCCCATTTCCCACAAGGCTTTGCTGTAGCTTGCCTCGTTCACAGATAGTTACTGTGCATTGAATCTCCTAAATCCCCTATAGTCCGTGGGAATGGATAACCAACAAAAAGAGAGAAGTTGGAATTGCCCATCCTCCTAAAAGCTGTTGTGAAATAGTCTCAGACACCAAAAGGGCACATATCTGGGAACTGAGGGTTCCTACTGTATGGTGATCTACTGATTCATACTGACAGAGGTCTCCTCTCAGGTCTGGTTTCCTCCATCTTCTATGGGCTCTGGCACTGTCTGTTCATACAAATCTTTGCTTGAGAGGGCTTGAGAGGTGAGTGGACAGAATTGGGCCCCAAATGACATGATCATGTCTCTCGTACGATCAAGCTAGGATCAAGCatgttttggaaaaaaaagacTTCAGTCACCTTGATATCGTTGTACGTTTCCTGTTGGtactgagtgtatgtgtgtttgtgtgcctgggtgtgtgtttgtaaacatgcgtgtgtatgcgtgtttctgttcattcaaaaacaaacagaaaatgagaTAGGAAAAAATCAATCAAACACAGGGGGAGGTCAAGAACAAGTCTTCATTTTAAAAGTTCTATGCAATGATTACTATTTGGTTTCAAACAGAATAGAAACACCATCAAATAAAACACAACCCTTGTCATATCTATGGAAAATACAAGAATCATTTTAAAGCAAACATGAAGTTAAAAGGATTGACTTGTTTGTAAATAGCTACTTATAATGTCAGGAATTGAACTATTaaaacaaatctctctctctatatatatatatacatatataaatatttattatttcattttgaaTTTTCGTGGCATGATTGAACCCCCTCTCACACATTCCTTACATTGGACCCCTGGCAGATGGGGTTTCCAGTGTCCACCATCTTCACGCATGGGTTTATTGGTAGCATGGAAGTCCCCATCGTACGGTTTTGGTCAGCAGTGTGCAAGTAACCTAAACTCCAGCATTCGGCTGCCAGATTATGCACTTGTTATtccattatttaaaaaaaatgtatatatgaatatatattcatatatatgaATTGACACAGGGCCTACATTTCAAAATAGATGTATAAATGAATGAAGAGCTATATTGGAAAATATAGAAATATAAGTAAGAAAAAAGATGGAGATAATATATTGTGTACagctatatataaaatataaaagggACAAATCAGCAATTAAAACCAATTTCAAACTAATCTCATAAACAAAGGAATGCCCACATATGTTGACTTGGTCATGATCTAGCGTCACTAATTGTCTGTAGTTCATACCTTTTTTGGGGCATTTGAACTTAAAACTGCAGGCTATGGGAGTTTTTGTGCAATATGAAGCATGGCTGGAATCCACTCTGGCAGCTCTGCTCCAGACGTCTTTTTCAACAGATTTTGACTTCTTAAACTGCCAGACGTCATTCCAGTCATTGTTATGAACCTATCTGCCCCAGAAAGGCTGTGGACTGCAGACAGTACTTCAgagcagaaagacagagactgtGCGCTCACAAGCAGAGCCCTGACAACTCGCTGGTTCACCTCTAATCCTCGCAAATACAATGGGTGTGTCACACACTGCCTTTACAATAGATAGGACAGACTGAAGGagatgtgtgcagtgtgtccTGTCATCGTATTAAAATTTCAAGATGAAATCTAGAGAAACAACTGACTGATTTATACGTGTATGCTTGCGATATATGCTTGTCCATGTATCAGATTATTCCTTGTATACAATGTTCAGATTCAAATCATACCTTCACAGTAGAAATGTGAGTGGAAGGGGCCTTTGTCAAATTAACATGACCAAGTAACTATATGTGTTCATCCCACAACATGCAAATCCACACTGTACTGCTATGTATATGTTGCCATAAGTTAGATGTATAAAGATTGACATATTTTTTGTAACTACAAATTTATTAAATAGCAATCTGAATATTATTTTATCATAAAATAAATAGATGTGTTGGTACACTGATATATCTATAGGGCAGAAAATATGAATTGAGAGTAAACCTTTATCATTATATCTTTATAAAAATGGAAGTAAAATAAGCAGTCATCATTCTCATTTATCATATGTGAGCTtagtaacttttttttccataataACTATGTTTTGGCTATCCCTGTTGTACCACTGAAATGGCACACTGccaaaaaaacaactttctcaGATGTAGTCTGTCTATACGAGTTCAGAATCACAATACCGGTCTTTAGCAGTTGAGCTGTGAAAAAGGTCATTGTATTTAAATATTGTTTGTTACCATTTAGAATGACTGGTGTGTCATGTGTCAGAGGACGTTTATTCTTGTGTTCAATCTCTTTTTGCCTCAGGAAAGCACACACTAAATGCAGCAAGGCGAATCAAAAATGGGGACGGCATATGCATCGCAGTAAGGGCTTAATACAATACTGGTCAACAGAGAAAGCCATTTTCTTACCGTCCTGTCCCATCCTGAACAACTGTTGCCTGGACTATGTGGGCCTCTGACGTCAAGAGTTCGACTGGGGAATATAGACCcatgtctattttttttttttatgccaacCAAAAACAGTAATACTCTCGCATGTGATTAGCATTGTAGCTGTGCTGATTTGCTCCTTGTCTGGGTCAACCTGGGTGGGTAGCCTACAACAACAAAGAGCCGCAGAGTTGAACCCAAATAGTGTTTTTGCGGGTGAGACCGATATTAATCCTATGGCTCGGACACATTCCATAGACAACCCACTTCCCCCTTTGTGCATCCTCATCCATTACTACCATCAGGGAAAAACATCATCGTACACTTgtcttctttttgttttgtatttgttcatAAAAAGTAACAAGTGCATGACCTTTTGCAGCAGGCCCCCCTGTTTCTCCCCCAGTGCCAACTGGAAGCCCAAGGGCAGTCATTTTCCTCACTGTAAATAACAGGAAAAAGAGTTATGAACAGCTCTGTAAAACATGTAAATCTCACGTGTACAACGATCACCGGGCATGGACAACGTGTAGTGTATGTCACACAGACCGACCTGCCAAATGATGTGCTTTTtgtgtataaaaaaaataaaaaattaaaagataaaaatgacacattgttTCCAAAAacgaattaaaacaaaaaaagcatatgtgtgtatgtggccagCTCGTGCAGAAAATTTAAAAGTTGTATTTGGAAACATTATTGGTCTGTGTAGAATTTCTATACATGTTGTGTTTGTAAAAtgggatgagaaagagagaaaaaaaatctttcaCAAGAAAGACCCTGGCTTCCATCTAATTTTGAGTAGGGGGATGAATGGAATAAGAAattcaaatgaaaaaaattaagagagaagtaaaaaaaaactaaatgatTTTGAAAACGAAAATGTTACATTCACTGTTGTAAGTGCAATGAGCTATAATTCATGTATCCATCGTAAACCTTGTGTATGTTTCAGTGTATTCCTGTAAGCAGTTGTAGTAGACTTGGTGCATCATGTCATGTAATGTGATGAATGAAATAATGATCCTACAATACATTTCAATCAGGAAAAAAGAATAAACGAGAATTTGAGAAATCAGTCATGTATGTCAACTTTATGTGTTGTGATCTTTGTGTAACCTACTAGGCCTAAGGTAGGATTCTCTCTATACCTCACTAAGGAACAGGTAGACAGAATGCCTAAAACAGGTCTACATCATTTCAAGGTCTATGGTCTATAGACAGAATTCCTATTTTAAAATTATTCAATTATTTCAATTTGACTGCTCACTCAAGTGGACACTGGGTTATGCTATAGCCTAATCTGGATCTGTAACTCATATACGTAAATTGTTATCATAAtagttaaagttaaagttgtCTGATATTTAGCACacccttttatccaaagcgacacaaACTCACAATTGCAGTAATCAAACCCAGGTCAACTGATCGACAGTCAGAGACGTTACCACTGCTCCATAGTGCCACAgaggttgtaggcctacaactaaACGGTTGCCTGGCTTTGACAAAGCCTAGGCTATTCATGGTACAGGCTTGCCAAGTTCAACTCTAGGCTATTTAGGCAATTTTCTCAATGTACAGTACTAGGCTACATTTTAAAACTTGTCTTTGTGAGTCTAGTGTTAGATATAGACTAGGTGATTGATGGTTTGCGTTGAGCAATATGGTGTGTTCATGGAGTGAATAACATGGGAAAACATTTTTCCAAGCGGAAAAGTTGTTGTGAACACCACCTCATGTAGGAACAACACCCTGGGCGTTGTGTTATCAAATTCTCACTATGTTTTTCTGAAAACTATGTATCAAAGTATATGATGTATACTAGAGGCGGACATCCCGGGTTCAGAAAGTCCTGCCAAAGTCCTGCCAAGTATTTGATCCAACCATTTAGTAAACCAGCTCATCCTAATGAGCAGTCAGGTAGATCAGATAATTAGTGATgtcacctgtgttaagtgcacaggtagaaagaATATAtgacaggacttttactttctggaacCAGGATGTCCGCCTCTGATTTTTACTCAATAGTGAGTGAGATCTAGTCATTTTAGTCTTATGTCCTAGTAGATCTCTTATTCAAATGAATTGAATTTTCAGTTAATAACAGTGTTTGTGCAATATCTCCTGAGTATGTTGAAGGATCTACATCGAACCTGGCACTCTTAATCACCATGAAGGCCAGATGGACCGACTAGGTATTCAATGTTGTAGGGTCAAAGTCATACTGTATGGAGTCATTCAAGAACACACTGTTTGCAAGATATCTCAACACATTGAAGGACTTGAATTTTCAGCAATCCTGGGACAGTTAATCACTATAAGGGGTAGATGACATGATTAGCTTGTCATCATTATTGGGTCAAAGGTAAAGATTGCATGGGGTCTTACACAAAATATTGTTCAACCACAATGTTTCTGCAATTCCTATTATACGTTGTCATGCTTTCTTACTGacatttttattcctcttttagattagattcaactttattgtcattgtgcagagtacaagtacaaagacaatgaAATGCCGTTtatgtctaaccagaagtgcaaaaaagcgcaatgtgatatacaaagtatagacatgtggtgcatagacaggacaggatatatagtgcagtgcagacagtagtatacagttagtttacagaaggtggtttactgtaacataaattcaatataaatatgtgcagtgtattagcagtaaccttataagagcagactATAACTATGGCTATGtagtatgaacaacatgtacagatatgtgcagagTAGTAGCACaatgtccgcctccttgttgtccctgtcaccgggatgcagagctagagttcagtagggtgacagccgcagggaAGAAGCTTCTTCTGAACCTGTTGGTTCAGGtgtggagagacctgtaacACCTCACGGAggagagtggggtgaacagtctgtggttgggatgagaacagtctttgatgatgctgcaagccttacgcaagcattgtttgccctggatggcctcgatggaggtgatgcgttgggcagctgagcagttgccataccatacctcacagttggtgaggatgctctagatcagtggttcccaaacgttttcttccgagggccagctcaaaatgcctggctctaagagagggccagagactcggagtatatcagtaaccataaataacTTACTGCTGTgaacagtctaccttagttgaatattccattacatttaatcataggctactgtaatttaataccattgctagctgtgtttatattgtcatcatgccatatcagtgtaaaatgtagctcaaatgaaatattcaaaatgtgtgaactctgaactctttgCATACACCGCTCaaattgtgaacaagcaatatcctacaaataatttaaagttctcaaactatgagagttttatgaagtgctggcaaaaacatctgaaatgaccactttcactcacctgatgagaactttgtgaattgtgaatttgtatgaacatttgaatgagtggatacaaaatataaataattatcccagaaagtcccagaaatatgatatgaatagaagttagttagttattagcaattaattgataaacttttagaatactttgagcactgatacagtcagcataggcctcttacattgtttgcaagtaggcctacatttcattccgttttcgatggcaaacgcgaaacagcgccaaaacaaccaccagtggacaaaaagtattacatgtgtactgttaagactcccTATAAAGAATTCATGGGggaattacggaggttatagtttgacgatgtcataCTCCCATGCGgggcagatgctatataccttggacatgttttggggggccacccaaaataaggtggcgggccgtagtttggggaccactgctctagatggtgcagcggtagaatttcaccaggatctgaggagacagtcgaccttctttagtctcctcaggaagaaaagacgctggtgagccttcttgatcagaGTAGAGGTGTtaagggtccaagagaggtcctcagagatatggacacccagaaacttgaagctggtggcatgctccacctcagtctcGTTGATAagaatgagggtgtgtgtgccagctttagacttcctgaagtccacaattaGCTCTTtcgtcttcttggtgttgagagccaggttgttgtcagtgcaccacgatgttagatgctggacctcctccctgtgaGCCGTCTCATatttgttgctgatgagaccaatcaccgtagtgtcatctgcaaacttgacaaatggtgttagagccatgtacaggtttGCAGTCGTAGGTaaagagggagtaaaggagagggctcagcacacatccctgtggtacgCCGGTGTTCATGTTGATGGTTGAGGAAGTGTggttatctaacctaacagactgaaGTCTGTAGGTTAGGAAGcccagaatccagttacagagggaggtattgatgcccagttcactgagtttgctgatcagtttggaggggatgataGTGTTGAAtactgaactaaagtcaatgaacagcattctcataggtgttgctattgtcaaggtgggacagggcaggGTGAAGTGCCGTAGAGATGGGATCCTCTGTGGTCCTGTTCTGATTGTAGGCAAATTAGAAGGGGTCCAGTGAGGGTGGTAAGCAGGTCTTGAGGTGGGCCAGGACCAGCCTCTTGAAGCACTTTGTGAGGGGTGAGTGCGACTGGACAGAAGTCATTAAGGCTTGTTGCAGTGGACTGTTTTGGCACCGGCACGATGGAGAtagttttttttaagtatattttttgggctttttgcctttattccaataggacagtgaagatagacaggaagtgagtgggagagagagaaatggggtgggatcgggacacgaccgcaggtcggattcgaacatgagtccctgtgggcacttggacccatgcaaggccccccccccccccatggagaTCGTTTTAAAGAACACTGGGACAGCTGCCTGGGCTAGTGACAGATTAaatatgttgtaggctacacttACACATAAATCCAGTAAAGGACAGATTATAATGCAACAAAGTATGGAAGAAGGTGGTGTATGTCTTAATTCAGTTTAAATCCATTGTGGCTTTCTTAGTTATTTACTGGGCCAGGTTTTATGAAGATTCTGAAAAGAACTCAGGAGTTCGATCTCACGCAAACAGTGTGGAATATGACAATACTAGGTCCTTTTGAATAGGAGGTCTAATCAAAAGGTTGTAAAaacacaaagctacaagatcctCTATAGGATACTCTATAGGCTACCGGTACataactttcagaaaaatatagtgagacTTTGTTCGCCAAGTGGTAGTGGTGACCCCCTGTGGCTCATAGACTAGTTTACGTGCAATCTCAGGATGTGTAATCTGTCCAGATATGTAGACCAGACTAGACAGAGTCCAAAAccaacaggaaaaaaacagttTAGGTAATGGCAAATATCTCCCCCTGGAATTTGCTAATGCTGAACACATTAGAAACCGCTACCACAAGTAGTTGTCTTATGGTTGTCTTAGACTTAGGAGGAGATCTATTTTCAGCCGTGTGTCATACATGCCTGGAATAGAGTTGCAACGCGCAACGCGCAGACGTCCTGTGCGAAAATGGTAGGTCATAATAAAagtcgtcaaaaaaaaaaaaagaatatttctCACAATTTCATACCAAGGTTTTTGATCACACATCTGTGCTATTCACATCAACTGTGTTTTCATTTagaatactgtatttttgtaaatgtactaCTATTTGAATTTTGATCAGGACAGGTGCATGTTACAGTAAAATGATATCCCCCATAATATCAAAGCAATATGTAAGCAAGAAAACTCCATGTTTCAATTTTAATATAAAAGAGTCAGGACCTCTGTGTGATGCATTCTTCCATAAGAGTACGCAAAAgcacttttattttgatattgTAGCCCCTAATGATTTTAGCCCGCGTAACACTAGTTGCGGCTGCTATCACGCCGCTGTAGACATTTTACCGCGTGCGCGCGTGTTGAGTGTATGAAGAAACAGCGCTGCAAATAGGCATTTACGTTGTAAGTGCAATGGACATTTTCAACGAAATGCTGCTCCAGTATCCACAGCTGATGTATGGTGGGGTTGGAGCAACTGCATTTGTTACTGGAGGCGCCCTTATCTACAAAATCGCTACCAGGTAATGATAGAAGGAACCCGAGCCGCGGCAAAATTAGGCCTTGCATGTTTACAACAGTGCTAACACTAGCTAAATAGCTAACTGAGTTCGTTGTTTGGCACGATAACTTGCTGTAGCTGCACTACAAAAACGCAATTAACATTAACCAACCATTATTAGTGTTTTTGCAGTTGTGTCGGTCGTGTTTTTCATATGTATGCCAATTGAATATAGTTGGATATTGTCGTGACGTCCGATTTTCCACAACTCCATACAGAAGTGTCACTGCTACTGTAGACATGACGTTGTCGCGCTATGCTCACTAGTATGCTTAGACCCATGCTTATTTTCAAACGACATTGGTCTGACTTGAGCCTCATACCTCTTGCTTAACACTTTGCGTTTTCAGTATCGTTAACTTATTTCCTTTGCTTTATCATTATAACGCATTAACAGTTTTTGTAAAATTATGCATTTCTTTTCATGTCATAGGAAGAAGCCGACACATGTAAATGTGAACTGTTGGTTTTGTAACCAGGATACTGTCGTTCCCTATGGAAATCGGAACTGCTGGGATTGTCCAAATTGTGATCAGTACAATGGATTTCAGGAGGTGAAGTCAAAACAAACCCTTGCATGTAACCCTTTTATGCCTCCAAACAATAGCTCCTTTGTATGTCAGATTTTTAGGAAACACGCTCGAGTCCGATTTTATAACACTACTTTGCTAATATTCCTGCAAGTTCAGACCACGTAACCTCTCTTCGAAGTGTCAGACCCAGTGTATTGCTTGATCTGCTCATTTCCCCAGCAGTTACAAAAGCTTGAAATCTGCTCATTTCTGTCCACCTTGATCCTTAGAATGGTGACTACAACAAGCCCATACCGGCCCAGTACATGGAGCACCTAAACCATGGAGTTTCTGCTGGCCTTATGCCACCTGAAACCCCTAAAACGCTACAGTGGGTGAACTGCCAGATGCTGCTCTGCAAGAAATGCAACAACAATCAGACTCTGAAGATCAAACAGCTGGCTTCTTTCATCCCGAGGGaagatgtatgtatatgtataataGTATTGAGCGATGCTGTAGTAATTCCTAGCtgaggtctcctctgcactgtagcttgaatTTTAAATGTCTGACAAATGAAtacatgcagtgtttcccacagaattgaattctatttgtggtggtaggtttgtagaattaacttgaatgcaacagttttttttagcaaattagtgcagcgtggttgattctaaccagatttaagcacaatttagtacaacctggaaaatcattgtgtggtggtcaatgttgatattgtggtgggccgccacaaataagtcaatgtatgggaaacactgacatgCACTtgtatgcatccatgtccagAGGTGGGGGAAAATTGTGTTATTAAGTTATGGTAAATTATTTTGGCTGTGGTGCCAAGCCACTCCAGTTTTTGTCTAAAATTTTAATTACCTTTTCATGATTAACTGCTCCCAAAGTAGTTTTTGGACAGCTAAGTGGATGTCATTCAGTCCTGATTGAGTCATGATAACTGTTGAGCTATTTTAAGACCAAGCACCAAATTAATGGATAATATAAAAATGCCTGCCAATCACAGTTAAAACAGGCTGCCTGGCAGTATTGGTAGGATTGTGATACTTCACGCAACCTAAACACACTTTCCAGGGGGTGAACTGTAATGAAATGTAATATGGTTTGTCCCATATACATTACTTTGCGTGGCCTTGCGTAATTTCAGGAAAACTACGACGAAGAGATTGAGGTGTACAAACACCACCTGGAACAGACGTACAAGCTCTGCCGACCCTGTCAGACGGCCGTGGAGTACTACATCAAGTACCAGAACAGGCAGCTTCGGACACAGCTGTTTAATCACCAGCTGCGGCGCAGTCGCGAGGCCGACAAAGCCTTTGTCAAAGTAAGCCTCACTCAGGCCTGTAGTAGCCTTAACTGTAGTAAGAGATTTCCTTAATAGTGTTAAGACGAGATCTAAGCTATTGTTAAAATCTCTGCCACTTGATAGATGTATGCAAGACACAAAGGGAGACAATTGTGGTATATTTGTCCAAAGAGTCATACAAGACTGGAGAGTCTTAATCTTtagatttgtttttgtattccACAGAATTCTTACTCCCTCCCCACACCTGCCCGTGTGATATTCCTCCGCTTCCTAGCCTTCctcttctgtgtgtttctggttGCCGTGACGTTGTGCGACACAGACACCTCCGATGGACAGAGTGCCCCAGCCACCCTTAGTGGTGGGGTGGCTCCCCCAAAGCACGCCCAAGTCAACGAGAGCGCCTCGGAGCAGAATGCTAGCACTGACGGCTGGCCAGTAGGGCAGATGTGGAGTGAGATGGTGAACCTGTTGCCTGAAGAGGTGCTGGAGAAGGGCAGGCTGCTCTGGCAGAACGGCAGTGACCATCAGACAGCTGTGGCCTCCATGGGCATGCTGACCTGCCTTACCAGTGTTCTAATGGCTGGACCTGTCAGgtatgtgtgggcgtgtgtttgtttgtgtgggctTTTGTTTGTGGTTTTAGTGTTTTAAATGTCACTGggaattgtgtttttttttttattctcttttGGCCTTTAGAGTGACATTTTTAGCTAACCTATCAGTTATAACTCTCAAGCGAGACATATTTGGTGTTTTTGAAGTTGTTTTGTGCTGCGATTTTTGTTTTGTAGACTGCGAAGGATTGATGCCGTTGCCTCGGTCTTGTGGTTTGTGGTCACGTGCCTTTACTGGTCGGAGAGTTACCTGAAGATGGACGTCCCGGGCTGGCTCGACACGATCAAGTTTGGCACCACTTGTTTGTGCTGCCTGGTTGgctttgctgctgctgtggcaaCTCGTAAATCCATTGGTCAAAGGAGAGCCAGAGGTCGAAGGTCAGAATCTGAACAGTGACACTCATAaatttattttagtttttttgttCTTAAAGGAAGGCTCAGACTCAGCAGAGTAAAGCATAGAGCTCAATACAAATCTGCTTTCTGTCTCATTTGGTCACTTCCTAGGTAACTACTACTCTCTTCCCTGTCATTCACCTGTGTTCTTGCTACTGATCTGCTACTAATGAATGCATTAATTCATTAATGTGAATGTTAATTTTCCTGTCTCTGTTATCTTTTCTGTATTGATATGCTAGTGGCATATTTAATGATCACACCAGAGTCACTAATTTCACCAAGTTACACTATTCAGAGTGTAGTTCTACAAGACAGTTCCATGCCTCTGAAACCAGTGCAGTTGCAGATTCTTCTGAAGATTTAGCAGAATTTAAACAGT comes from Alosa sapidissima isolate fAloSap1 chromosome 7, fAloSap1.pri, whole genome shotgun sequence and encodes:
- the tmem201 gene encoding transmembrane protein 201, encoding MDIFNEMLLQYPQLMYGGVGATAFVTGGALIYKIATRKKPTHVNVNCWFCNQDTVVPYGNRNCWDCPNCDQYNGFQENGDYNKPIPAQYMEHLNHGVSAGLMPPETPKTLQWVNCQMLLCKKCNNNQTLKIKQLASFIPREDENYDEEIEVYKHHLEQTYKLCRPCQTAVEYYIKYQNRQLRTQLFNHQLRRSREADKAFVKNSYSLPTPARVIFLRFLAFLFCVFLVAVTLCDTDTSDGQSAPATLSGGVAPPKHAQVNESASEQNASTDGWPVGQMWSEMVNLLPEEVLEKGRLLWQNGSDHQTAVASMGMLTCLTSVLMAGPVRLRRIDAVASVLWFVVTCLYWSESYLKMDVPGWLDTIKFGTTCLCCLVGFAAAVATRKSIGQRRARGRRYLSGGSVCGGPSALLTMPMSGSSTFVPTPPPNLSHLITRQQSQRARKASPSSLPGRLNRALSLGTIPSLTRTDSGYLFSGSRPPSQCKDSPPSDYFSLKSGSRPSSPGPSPTPSVAGSVTSTSSSAWQRRPLISPARLNIGGRKLQLFSQPQEPVSLFTPPCTPEPTHFSSNNSPYLPDGMPFSTSNHDLSSVLENSSVSDLDEKREDGSSGSSKCHVDTTTGNGTESKSEWKGLFSWSLWPGVLCASLTANLFLSSLYLYHTWR